A window of the Equus przewalskii isolate Varuska chromosome 10, EquPr2, whole genome shotgun sequence genome harbors these coding sequences:
- the SLC25A11 gene encoding mitochondrial 2-oxoglutarate/malate carrier protein codes for MAATASPGAGGMDAKARTSPKSVKFLFGGLAGMGATVFVQPLDLVKNRMQLSGEGAKTREYKTSFHALTSILRAEGLRGIYTGLSAGLLRQATYTTTRLGIYTVLFERLTGADGTPPGFLLKAVIGMTAGATGAFVGTPAEVALIRMTADGRLPADQRRGYKNVFNALIRIVREEGVLTLWRGCIPTMARAVVVNAAQLASYSQSKQFLLDSGYFSDNILCHFCASMISGLVTTAASMPVDIVKTRIQNMRMIDGKPEYKNGLDVLVKVVRYEGFFSLWKGFTPYYARLGPHTVLTFIFLEQMNKAYKRLFLSG; via the exons GATGGGAGCTACAGTTTTTGTGCAACCCCTGGACCTGGTGAAGAATCGGATGCAGCTGAGTGGGGAAGGAGCCAAGACACGAGAATACAAAACCAGCTTCCATGCCCTCACCAGCATCCTGAGGGCAGAAGGACTGAGGGGCATTTACACTGG GCTGTCAGCTGGCCTGCTGCGCCAGGCTACCTACACCACTACTCGCCTTGGCATCTATACCGTGCTGTTTGAGCGCCTGACTGGGGCTGATGGTACACCCCCAGGCTTTCTGCTGAAGGCTGTGATTGGCATGACTGCAGGTGCAACTGGTGCCTTTGTGGGAACACCAGCTGAGGTGGCTCTTATTCGCATGACTGCCGATGGCCG GCTTCCAGCTGACCAGCGCCGTGGCTACAAAAATGTGTTTAATGCCCTGATTCGAATTGTCCGGGAGGAGGGGGTTCTCACACTATGGAGG ggctgcaTCCCTACCATGGCTCGGGCTGTTGTTGTCAATGCTGCTCAGCTTGCCTCCTACTCCCAATCCAAGCAGTTCTTACTGGACTCAG GCTACTTCTCTGACAACATCCTGTGCCATTTCTGTGCCAGCATGATCAGCGGCCTGGTCACCACTGCTGCCTCCATGCCAGTGGACATTGTCAAGACCCG GATCCAGAACATGCGAATGATTGATGGGAAGCCAGAATACAAGAATGGACTG GACGTGCTGGTGAAGGTCGTCCGCTACGAGGGCTTCTTCAGCCTGTGGAAGGGCTTTACACCGTACTATGCCCGCCTGGGCCCCCACACCGTCCTCACCTTCATCTTCTTGGAGCAGATGAACAAAGCGTACAAGCGTCTCTTCCTCAGTGGCTGA
- the GP1BA gene encoding platelet glycoprotein Ib alpha chain has translation MRVVVGGVTLNLPSVEGKWERVEPKEGLRGKLWKEVIRAYVREGDCSAGHRSPYQASISSQSPPPSCLPWSWKREEPSHTLEEALCLQRSFCLPVPMPLLFLLLLLPSPSHPESICEVSKVAKVEVNCDNRRLKTLPPDLPKDTAILHLDENPLGSFSTSSAVFLTRLTQLYLVKCQLTTLTTDSMLPLLDTLDISHNQLKGLPLLGQALPALTTLDVSFNQLTSLFPHDLNGLSKLHELSLRGNKLKSLPPDLLRPTAQLKKLNLAENKLQELPPGLLDGLEDLDTLYLQQNWLYTIPKRFFGDLILPFAFLHDNPWKCNCEILYFKHWLEANEKNVYVWKNGTDVKAMTPNVASVRCDNQPVYTYAGEGCSTAGDEDIDYDDYREEVTTMRGMVSFSTNTEANTTHQGLLYLEPSASLQSQMPYLPPTEESTKKQTTFPYITEFIRFSKMSKSSTEPTTMPTTPEPTTPTTPEPTTTPSTPEPTTTPEPTTPPEPTTTLTTPEPTTTPEPTTMPTTPEPTTTLTTPEPTTPEPTSVTTNLESTKPTTDINSLMVLGVGQENLDSSRNDPFLNPDFCCLLPLGFYILGFLWLLFASVVLILLLTWVQHGKPQALVFGQSAALATATHTTHLELQRGRQVTVPQAWLLFLQGSLPTFRSSLFLWVRPNGRVGPLVAGRRPSALSLGRGQDLLGTVSIRYSGHSL, from the exons ATGAGGGTGGTGGTTGGAGGAGTCACTCTCAATCTCCCCAGTGTAGAAGGAAAGTGGGAAAGAGTAGAGCCAAAAGAAGGGCTTAGGGGAAAGTTGTGGAAGGAGGTGATAAGGGCCTATGTCCGGGAGGGAGACTGTTCTGCAGGTCACAGGAGTCCCTATCAGGCTAGCATTTCCTCTCAgtccccacccccttcctgccttccctggagctggaagagagaagaaccGAGTCACACCCTAGAAGAAGCCCTGTGCCTTCAGAGGTCTTTCTGCCTGCCT GTCCCCatgcctctcctcttcctgctgctcctgctgccaaGCCCTTCACACCCCGAATCTATCTGTGAGGTCTCCAAAGTGGCCAAGGTGGAAGTGAACTGTGATAATCGGAGGCTGAAGACGCTGCCTCCCGATCTGCCAAAAGACACAGCTATCCTCCACCTGGATGAGAATCCCCTGGGCAGCTTCTCTACGTCCTCCGCGGTGTTTCTGACTCGCCTCACTCAGCTGTACCTGGTTAAATGCCAGCTGACCACGCTGACGACTGACAGTATGCTGCCACTGCTGGATACCCTGGATATCTCCCACAACCAGTTGAAAGGCCTGCCCTTGCTAGGACAAGCACTGCCAGCACTCACTACCCTGGATGTCTCCTTCAACCAGCTGACCTCCTTGTTTCCTCATGACCTGAATGGCCTGAGCAAACTCCATGAGCTCTCCCTGCGTGGCAATAAACTGAAGAGTCTGCCCCCTGATCTATTAAGGCCCACAGCCCAGCTGAAGAAGCTCAATCTGGCTGAGAACAAGTTGCAGGAGCTGCCCCCTGGGCTCCTGGATGGGTTGGAGGACCTCGACACCCTCTACCTCCAACAGAACTGGCTGTACACAATACCAAAGCGCTTCTTTGGGGACCTCATCCTGCCTTTTGCTTTTCTCCACGACAACCCCTGGAAGTGCAACTGTGAGATCCTCTATTTCAAGCACTGGCTGGAGGCCAATGAGAAGAATGTCTACGTATGGAAGAACGGTACAGATGTCAAGGCCATGACCCCCAATGTGGCAAGTGTGAGATGTGACAACCAACCCGTCTACACCTACGCAGGGGAGGGCTGCTCCACCGCTGGTGATGAGGACATAGACTATGATGACTATAGAGAGGAGGTGACGACCATGAGGGGTATGGTCAGCTTCTCTACCAACACTGAAGCCAATACAACCCACCAAGGCCTACTCTACTTAGAACCTAGTGCTTCTCTACAGAGCCAAATGCCCTACTTGCCCCCAACCGAAGAGTCCACTAAGAAACAGACCACATTCCCATACATCACAGAATTCATCAGATTCTCCAAAATGTCAAAAAGCTCTACTGAACCCACCACAATGCCGACCACCCCAGAGCCCACAACCCCAACTACCCCAGAACCCACCACCACCCCAAGTACCCCAGAGCCCACCACCACCCCAGAGCCCACCAcccccccagagcccaccacaaCCCTGACCACCCCAGAGCCCACCACCACCCCAGAGCCCACCACCATGCCGACCACCCCAGAGCCCACCACAACCCTGACCACCCCAGAGCCCACCACCCCAGAGCCCACCTCAGTCACTACTAACTTAGAATCCACAAAACCCACGACCGATATCAACTCCTTGATGGTCCTTGGGGTGGGTCAAGAGAATTTGGATAGCTCTAGAAATGACCCTTTTCTCAACCCTGACTtttgctgcctcctccccttgGGCTTCTACATTTTGGGtttcctctggcttctctttGCCTCTGTGGTCCTCATCCTGCTGCTGACCTGGGTCCAGCACGGCAAACCACAGGCCCTGGTCTTTGGCCAGTCTGCTGCCCTGGCCACggccacacacaccacacatctgGAGCTGCAGAGGGGAAGGCAAGTGACTgtgccccaggcctggctgcttTTCCTTCAAGGGTCACTCCCCACTTTCCGCTCCAGCCTTTTCCTGTGGGTACGGCCTAATGGCCGCGTGGGGCCCCTGGTGGCAGGACGGCGGCCCTCTGCCCTGAGTCTGGGTCGTGGTCAGGACCTGCTGGGTACAGTGAGCATTAGGTACTCCGGCCACAGCCTCTga